CTAGAAGACCGTGCGGGGACCTGGCTCTTCCCAGCCTACACCACCGGCAGATACGGCTGGACCGAGGTGGAAGCTGGCAGACTCCATACGTGTGGGATCAACACGGGGTATGCCAACTACATCGGCAGGCCCACCAACGTATTCTGCTGGGGCAGCGACGTTTCCGGCGAGACCAGCGGCATTCCCCACAAGCAGTTCCTCGAGCTGTCCCTAGGCGACTCGGTGAGTTGCGGCGTCACGGACACGCATCAGGTCCTCTGCTGGGGCAGGCGTTCCAATCTACCGCGAGAACCCCAGCTTCCCACTGAGTGCGTGAACTACACGCTCCCGCCGCAACCCTCCTTCTAGTCGGGCGCCCGCGAAGCCATGATAGAAGCGCCGCCCCGCGGTGAAACGGGGCGGCGCGGGTCAGGCTGCCGTGGTTTCCAGGACGCGGGCGGCCACGGGACTCGGAACGGCCTGATACGTCGCGAGCTCCATGTTGAAGGTGCCTCGTCCTGAGGTGAGAGAGCGCAAGCGCCCGGCGTAGCCGAAAAGCTCTGCCAGCGGGACCTCGGCCACGACTATGCGGCGTACGTCAGCCTCGAGAAGCTGAAGCACCTTGCCGCGTCGTGAAGCCAGGTCACCGAGCACGTCCCCCAAGCCCTCCGGCGGCGTCGAGATCTCGACCCGCATGATGGGCTCGAGAAGATGCGGCGCCGCGCGACGAGCCGCCTCCAAGAAGCACTTGCGGGAAGCGATCTTGAACGCGAGTTCGCTGGAGTCGTTCGGATGGGTCGTGCCATCGAGCAGGCGCACGTGCACGTCGACGATAGGGTAGCCCCCCAACACGCCGACCGTCATGGCCTCCTCGATGCCCTGGCGTACGCCCGCCACGAAGGGCGTCGGGATCGCACCGCCTCGAGTCGCGTCTTCGAAAACGAGTCCGCTGCCCGAGTCGGCGGGGCCGACGACCATTACGACATGGGCGTACTGCCCGGGTCCACCGGTCTGCTTGCAGTGTTCGTACTCATGGTTCACCTCGTGGCGGATGGCCTCGTGATAGGCGACCCGCGGTTTGCCGACGCGAACGTCGCAGTGATGCTTTTTGCGAAGGTTCTCGACGGCGACTTCCAGATGCAGTTCGCCCAGGCCGGAGAGGAGCGTCTGCCCCGTCTCGGCGTCGCTTTCTCGCTGCAGCGCAGGGTCCGCGGCAAGGAGCTTGGCCAGGGCGGCAGCGAGTCGCTCCTGATCGGCACGGGCAACGGGTTCGATGGCAACGCGGACCACCGCGCGCGGCAGCCGCGCTCGCGCCAGGGTCACGGGCGCGGCGGGGTCGCACAGCGTGTCGCTCGCGACCGCGTCGAGACCGTGTAGTCCCACGATGTCACCGGTTGCGGCTCGTTCAATGGGCTCCCGTCGGTCCGCAAATACGCGCACCAACCGGCCCACCCGCTCGACTCTGCCGCTTCGTGTGTTGAGCACACGATCGCCTTTGCGCAGCGTTCCGGAGAACACGCGCAACAGAGTCAGTGGGCCGAAGCCGTCATGAACGACCTTGAATGCCAGCGCGGAGAGCGCCTCATCATCTGCCGGGCGTCGTGCCGTGCCAGCCTCATCGACCTTGTCGGGTCGATCGGTAGGAGCAGCCAAGTAGTGCAACACGGCGTCCAGCAGGGGCTGTACACCACGCTTCTTGTAGGCGGAGCCGCAGAGGGTCGGCACCAGAGATCGAGCGAGCGCAGCGCGGCGCAGGGCTCGCCTGAGCAGCGGCGCCTCTGCCCGACGTTCCATCAAGAACGCGTCGGCCAGTTCGTCGTCGAAGTCCGCCGCTTGTTCGATGAGCTTCGCGCGGGCGGCAGTCGCCAAGGGCTGCAATGCAGCCGGAATTGGCTTTACTTCGAAGGCCAAACTGTCTTCTTCGGCCCAGAGCAATAGCTGCTCCTCGACGAGATCGATGACACCGCGAAACCCGGCTTCCTGGCCGAGGGGCAGCGTCAGCAGAGCCGGACGCACGCCCAGCTTGCTCACCAGCGCATCGATGCAGCGCTCCAAGCTCGCACCGGGACGGTCGAGCTTGTTGACGAAGCACACCAGCGGCAGACCGTAGCGATCGGCTTGGCGCCACACCGCTTCGGTCTGGGCCTCGACGCCAGCCACGCCATCTAGCAACACCACGGCACCGTCCAGCACGGACAAAGCCAGCTCGACGTCCGCATTGAAGTCGATGTGACCTGGGGTATCGATCAAATGCAGCTCGTGGTCCTGCCATTGACAGGTGACCGACGCCGAATTGATGGTGATTCCCTTCTGCTGCTCGAGAGGATCCGAGTCAGTGGTCGTGGAACCGTGATGGACCTCTCCCATCCGATGCAACGCACCGGTGGCGTAGAGCAGTCGCTCGGTCAAAGTGGTCTTGCCCGCGTCGACGTGAGCAATGATGCCGAAGTTTCTGACTCTCGCGAGTTCGGGGGTACGGGTCATGACAGATCTCCAATCAAAAGAAGACAAAGGAATCCCGTTCACGTGACGCATGCGCACGCGTGGGGATGCTGCTGAGCTCGACGACCGGCGGGTGCGCGCTGCCCGCTGCGCTACTTCACCGCAGCGACAGCTTCAGGCATGCGCACCCGGGGCGCAGGGCCCGCGACGAACACGTGAAGCCGCGACAGCGAAACGTCGGAACGCAGCCGAAAACGGCCGCAAAACCACGACGCGCAGCTACCGCGGCTCAGAGCGACGCGGGCCAAACGCACAGCCGAGCGTAATCGCTCGATCCGCGCCCTCGGCAGACGACACGCAGCGAAGCCCCGCGCACGACGAGGCGTGCGTCCAAGGTTCGGAAGAGGCATTCGCGAGTCATCTCGATCACCTGTGAAGGGCGATTATAGCCACTATCCGCAATCATGCAACGACATCGACGCGCCGCCTGCGGCCACGGCTCCAACAGACCGCGCCCAGGAGTGCGAGCGCCGAGAGCAGGAGCGAGTCACCCAACCGCGTGTAGACGGTGGGGGGGTCGTCGTTGAGGGCGGGAGTGACGACGAGCACGCCGGGCTCGTGCACGGAACCTCGCGCGCGGATTCGTCCGGCGGCGTCGATCCACACGGGGATGCCGAGGTTGACGACGCGGACGAGGTCGCGCCTCGATTCGACCGACCGAAGCACACTCAATCGCAGATGCAGTTCGGGTTCGGCGGTGTCGCCGAACCAAGCATCGTTCGTGATGTTCACTAGGAGATTCGGCCCCGCCGCGGCCACGTCTCTGCCCACCGCTGCCAAAGTGTCTTCGAAACAGTTGAGTACGCCGATGCGCGCGTCGCCGACGGAGAGCAGCGAAATGCTTTCCCCAGGCACGAGGCCACCAGCGCGGAAGAACCAGCGGCGCAGGAATGGCAGCACACTCGAGAGCGGTACCGTCTCACCAAACCAGAGCAGCTGCATCTTGGCCTGAACGGGCTCTGTCATCCCCGCTGGGTCGACGACGGTGGCTGCGTTGTAGCGTCCCTCGCCCTGCTCTGCGTTCGCCAGCGCTCCGAACAGCACGGGGCCCCGCACCCCGCGGCCGATGATGGCGCGACGCCCGCGATGCATGCGATGCGCGCGCGCTTCGATGAGGAAGGGATACGCTGCTTCGTGCCAGGCGGTGAAGTCGACGCTCTTGGCTTCGCTGTCGCGAGTCAGACGCAGTAGTCGCTCCAGAATGTTCTGACGCTCGGCGGGGTCCCAGCGCAGCCGCGCTTCAATCGCGGGCTGCACGACGCCCACGCGCACGACCCGGCGCTGCGCGTGGCGTGTCGACTCACCATTCAGTTTGACGATGCCGAAGCCCAGCATGATGCCGAACACGACGGCGGCAGTGCCCAAGGGGCGCTTGGGCGAAAGGGGCACGCCCTCGACGTAGCGGCGCAAGGGTTCTGCGCACAGCGCAGCAACGAGAGCGACGAGAAAGGTGACTCCACGCTCGCCCACCCACTCGGCCAGTTGAACGAGCACGGGCCAAGGCGAGAGCAACGCGCCCGGCGACCAGCCAATGACGATGGTGATGCTGCTGGCCAGGGTGACCCCCGCCGCGAAGGCAAGGGGCGCGGGTACGTAGAGGCGGCGCGCAGCGAGGCGAGCGACCCATAGGCCGAGCCCCCACGGCACAGCCTGTCCTGCGGCCAGCAGCAGCAGCGCGCCAAGACCGCCGAGCACGCCCAGCGGCGTGAAGCGATCCACGACGCCGACGATGAAGCGCATGCCGAGCAACGTCGCGCAGGCTGCCCAGAGCCAACCACGAAGAAACACGAGCCGGTCGCGCGCGGCGTCGGCAGTGGTCAGGTGCAGCAACGACAACCCGAAAAAAACGGCCGGATACACGTCAAAGGGCGGCGAGCACAGCGCAAAGAGTGGCCCGCCAATCGCCGCCAGCAGATGTGCGCGAGATTTTCGCTGCAAGGAGCGCAGACGCTACCACGCCCTGGCACTTTGCGAGGCGGCGTCTACACTCCGCGCATGCGCTTCGACGTCGAGAAGTTCTTCACCCTGACGGTCGGCTTGGCTCTGGCTGGGGCGTGCTCTCGCCAGCCCACACCCAAGACCGCAGCAGCACAGGAGCCCCAGGCCGCCGCGGTCCAGGTGCCGACCCCGGAAGAGAGCGAAGCGGACAAGAGCGAAGAGCTCGTGAAGGTTGTCGACGAGCGGCCGGGCGACGCGAGCGGGGAGGGTGATGGGGCGGACGAGGCGTATCTGCACGCGGCTGCCGAGGGCGACTCGAGCGAGGAGTACGCGGTTGGCGGGCTCATCGGCGGCCCCATGCTAGAGGGCTACGGGGGGCTGGGTTTGAGTGGAACTGGCGTCGGCGGGCTGGGAACCGGCGGAGGCACCATCGGCGGTGGTTCAGGTTACGTATCGAACCGACCGCAACCCACACCGCTCGTCACCGGGACGCCTCTAGTGCAGGGTGGCATGGATCGAAACGCCCTTCAGCGTGTCGTGAAGCGCAACATGAATCAACTGAGGTACTGCTACCAGCGGGAGCTGAAGTCGGGCAGTTTCGACGCAACGCTGAAGGTGAAGTTCGTCATCGGCGCGACCGGTCGCGTCAGTAGCGTCGCGTTGACGAACAAGAGCCCTCGCCCTGCCTTGGATGCCTGCGTTCAGGGAGTGTTCCGCCGCATGGTGTTCCCGAAGCCCGCGACGGGCGCGGCCGCAGTGGTCACCTACCCCATCGTGTTTCGAGCCAAGTAGCTCCTCTGCCTGGGGTCAGCTCACCAATAGAAGGTGATGCCACCACGCAACAAGCCACCGCCAGAGGTGTTCGTGGTGCGCCCTGTGTCGGGGTCGATGAACTCGGGCTCCGTCCGAGCAAGCTCGTCCGTACGTCCACGAATGAAACCGAGCATGTCCACGTTCAGGGCCGTCGTCTTGCCGATGCGGAACTCGAGACCGATGCCGAGTTGCCCACCGAAGTAGCTGTACTCGACCCGCTCTTCGCTCTCCAGCACGGTACCGTCGGCTAGCTCCGTCGCGTTGCGCCGGTTGACGGTCGCACCACTGAAGCCGATGCCCCCCAGCCCATAGACCTGAACTTTGTCTTTTGGATTGATGAACACCATGCCGTTCAGGAGCAGTGCCGTCTCGGCGCGCTCGTTTCCGAGGTAGTCCCTGCCGCCAACGAAATCCAGACCTGCATCGAAGGCAAAGTGCGGGACGGGTCGATAGCGCAGACTGAATCCCAGTCCCCCCATGCCAGCAGCGTCGTCTGGCCGCTGGCGACGCTCGTCGTTGCTTCGCCCCATCATCACGCCCTGGAGATGGAGGTTGAAGCCCCATTCTTTCTTCGGACGCCGACGCTTCTGCGGAGGAGGTTCCTTGCGTGGCTTCTCGACGATCAGGATCTTGCGCGTGCCGTCCTTCTCGGTCTTGGTGACCACGGTCGGTTGGTCTTCTTCACCGGGCGCTGCCTCGGGGTCTACCTCACCGTCTTCGCCTTCGGGCGGAGGCGGAGTTTCCTCGCAAAACCAACCTCCAGGCGGGCATTCCGCTTCCTCCTGCGCTTGGGCAGCGAGCGAAAACAGCGTGAAACCAGAGGCGAGGGCAAAACAAAGTAGGCTGCGCGGCATGGGCGGCTTTCCTTCTATTCAAAGCGACAGCTGCCTAACGGTAGCAACCTGGGTGCCAGGTGCCACCCCCAACGAATCCGCGGCAAAGCGCCCGGTTTGAGCGGCAAGTGTGGAGGCAGGTTTACAGACCCCTGGGTCCAGGGCTACTCGCTGTT
The nucleotide sequence above comes from Polyangiaceae bacterium. Encoded proteins:
- the fusA gene encoding elongation factor G, which codes for MTRTPELARVRNFGIIAHVDAGKTTLTERLLYATGALHRMGEVHHGSTTTDSDPLEQQKGITINSASVTCQWQDHELHLIDTPGHIDFNADVELALSVLDGAVVLLDGVAGVEAQTEAVWRQADRYGLPLVCFVNKLDRPGASLERCIDALVSKLGVRPALLTLPLGQEAGFRGVIDLVEEQLLLWAEEDSLAFEVKPIPAALQPLATAARAKLIEQAADFDDELADAFLMERRAEAPLLRRALRRAALARSLVPTLCGSAYKKRGVQPLLDAVLHYLAAPTDRPDKVDEAGTARRPADDEALSALAFKVVHDGFGPLTLLRVFSGTLRKGDRVLNTRSGRVERVGRLVRVFADRREPIERAATGDIVGLHGLDAVASDTLCDPAAPVTLARARLPRAVVRVAIEPVARADQERLAAALAKLLAADPALQRESDAETGQTLLSGLGELHLEVAVENLRKKHHCDVRVGKPRVAYHEAIRHEVNHEYEHCKQTGGPGQYAHVVMVVGPADSGSGLVFEDATRGGAIPTPFVAGVRQGIEEAMTVGVLGGYPIVDVHVRLLDGTTHPNDSSELAFKIASRKCFLEAARRAAPHLLEPIMRVEISTPPEGLGDVLGDLASRRGKVLQLLEADVRRIVVAEVPLAELFGYAGRLRSLTSGRGTFNMELATYQAVPSPVAARVLETTAA
- a CDS encoding AgmX/PglI C-terminal domain-containing protein, with product MRFDVEKFFTLTVGLALAGACSRQPTPKTAAAQEPQAAAVQVPTPEESEADKSEELVKVVDERPGDASGEGDGADEAYLHAAAEGDSSEEYAVGGLIGGPMLEGYGGLGLSGTGVGGLGTGGGTIGGGSGYVSNRPQPTPLVTGTPLVQGGMDRNALQRVVKRNMNQLRYCYQRELKSGSFDATLKVKFVIGATGRVSSVALTNKSPRPALDACVQGVFRRMVFPKPATGAAAVVTYPIVFRAK
- the lnt gene encoding apolipoprotein N-acyltransferase; the protein is MQRKSRAHLLAAIGGPLFALCSPPFDVYPAVFFGLSLLHLTTADAARDRLVFLRGWLWAACATLLGMRFIVGVVDRFTPLGVLGGLGALLLLAAGQAVPWGLGLWVARLAARRLYVPAPLAFAAGVTLASSITIVIGWSPGALLSPWPVLVQLAEWVGERGVTFLVALVAALCAEPLRRYVEGVPLSPKRPLGTAAVVFGIMLGFGIVKLNGESTRHAQRRVVRVGVVQPAIEARLRWDPAERQNILERLLRLTRDSEAKSVDFTAWHEAAYPFLIEARAHRMHRGRRAIIGRGVRGPVLFGALANAEQGEGRYNAATVVDPAGMTEPVQAKMQLLWFGETVPLSSVLPFLRRWFFRAGGLVPGESISLLSVGDARIGVLNCFEDTLAAVGRDVAAAGPNLLVNITNDAWFGDTAEPELHLRLSVLRSVESRRDLVRVVNLGIPVWIDAAGRIRARGSVHEPGVLVVTPALNDDPPTVYTRLGDSLLLSALALLGAVCWSRGRRRRVDVVA
- a CDS encoding outer membrane beta-barrel protein gives rise to the protein MPRSLLCFALASGFTLFSLAAQAQEEAECPPGGWFCEETPPPPEGEDGEVDPEAAPGEEDQPTVVTKTEKDGTRKILIVEKPRKEPPPQKRRRPKKEWGFNLHLQGVMMGRSNDERRQRPDDAAGMGGLGFSLRYRPVPHFAFDAGLDFVGGRDYLGNERAETALLLNGMVFINPKDKVQVYGLGGIGFSGATVNRRNATELADGTVLESEERVEYSYFGGQLGIGLEFRIGKTTALNVDMLGFIRGRTDELARTEPEFIDPDTGRTTNTSGGGLLRGGITFYW